One genomic region from Macellibacteroides fermentans encodes:
- a CDS encoding Ig-like domain-containing protein, translated as MSMNRLLLKGMASIFMMATLFGNVSCSDSDEEPIAVAVTGVKVDKESVAIKPDAEVTLVATITPSDAANKEVSWTSSNTGVVLVDNTGKVKGVAEGEATVTVKTADGSFAASTKVTVDINAGETGKAVVLSGEIKENITLRSIDQNLLRGFVYVTNGATITIQPGTVVKGEKSSKGTLIVEPGGKIIAEGKANAPIVFTSDQPKGSRNYGDWGGIVLAGKAPVNTGTNPQIEGGPRTTYGGTVADDNSGILKYVRIEFPGFPLEPNKELNGLTMGGVGSGTTIEYVQVSYCGDDSFEWFGGKVNAKHLIAYKGWDDEFDTDYGYQGKLQFLLGVRDRDRADTSKSNGFESDNDASGSGNSPLTTPVFSNVTLIGPLYGNSVGKADAEILYNTTDAANGAKGGQYQCAMHIRRNSALQVHNSVFIGWPYGLFLDKANSAAAVKNVVFAGMWKEAKDDASASYFLTAGLGNSSFASTNDVIKTNGLYSSVDAAKVAGASFTDAAISDSFFTKVNYKGAFDGTNDWTAGWANWDPQNTDY; from the coding sequence ATGAGTATGAACAGATTGTTATTAAAAGGAATGGCTTCAATATTTATGATGGCCACTTTATTTGGGAATGTTTCGTGTAGTGATTCGGACGAAGAACCAATCGCTGTTGCCGTAACGGGCGTTAAGGTAGATAAGGAATCGGTTGCTATTAAACCGGATGCCGAAGTAACCCTGGTTGCTACGATCACTCCGTCGGATGCTGCCAATAAGGAGGTTAGCTGGACATCTTCAAATACCGGTGTGGTGTTGGTCGATAATACAGGTAAAGTGAAAGGTGTGGCCGAGGGTGAAGCTACGGTAACCGTAAAAACAGCTGATGGCTCTTTCGCAGCTTCAACAAAGGTTACAGTTGATATAAATGCAGGTGAAACTGGTAAGGCTGTGGTTCTTAGCGGCGAAATTAAGGAAAATATTACCCTCCGCAGTATAGACCAGAACTTATTGAGAGGTTTTGTATACGTTACCAATGGTGCTACCATTACCATACAGCCGGGTACGGTGGTGAAGGGTGAAAAGAGCAGCAAGGGTACCTTGATTGTAGAGCCGGGTGGAAAGATTATTGCCGAAGGGAAAGCCAATGCTCCGATTGTATTTACTTCAGATCAGCCTAAGGGTTCTCGTAACTATGGCGACTGGGGTGGTATTGTTCTGGCTGGTAAAGCTCCGGTAAACACAGGTACCAATCCGCAGATTGAAGGTGGTCCGCGTACTACTTACGGGGGTACAGTGGCCGACGATAATTCGGGTATTCTTAAGTATGTGCGTATTGAGTTCCCTGGTTTTCCATTGGAACCTAACAAAGAGTTGAACGGTCTTACCATGGGTGGGGTTGGTAGTGGTACTACCATCGAATATGTACAGGTATCTTATTGTGGCGACGATTCATTCGAATGGTTTGGCGGTAAGGTGAATGCCAAGCACCTGATTGCCTATAAGGGTTGGGATGATGAGTTTGATACGGATTATGGTTACCAGGGCAAGCTTCAGTTCTTGTTAGGTGTTCGCGACCGTGACCGTGCAGATACTTCTAAGTCCAACGGTTTTGAATCTGATAACGATGCTTCCGGTTCAGGTAACTCACCGCTTACAACTCCCGTGTTCTCTAACGTAACCTTGATTGGTCCGTTGTATGGCAACTCAGTTGGTAAAGCTGATGCCGAAATTCTATACAATACAACCGATGCAGCTAACGGAGCAAAGGGTGGTCAGTATCAATGCGCAATGCATATCCGCCGTAATTCGGCTCTGCAGGTTCACAATTCCGTATTTATCGGATGGCCTTATGGCTTGTTCCTTGATAAAGCCAACAGTGCGGCTGCTGTGAAAAACGTAGTATTTGCCGGTATGTGGAAAGAGGCTAAGGATGATGCCAGTGCTTCTTATTTCTTAACTGCAGGCTTGGGTAACAGCTCTTTTGCTTCTACAAATGATGTGATTAAGACAAACGGTCTTTATTCGTCGGTAGATGCAGCCAAAGTTGCAGGAGCAAGCTTTACGGATGCTGCCATCAGCGATTCATTCTTCACCAAAGTTAATTACAAAGGTGCGTTCGACGGCACAAACGATTGGACTGCAGGTTGGGCCAACTGGGATCCACAGAATACAGATTATTAA
- a CDS encoding toxin-antitoxin system YwqK family antitoxin, translating to MIKNLMITSALLMGGSTYAFAQDLFLNEGQYYTDETQTTLYTGRYTEFYEDGMLKMELQLEDGRPQGTYVVYYPDGKIAEVRAYYKGQFHGTWRTYNEAGDLVAEANYRDGLKDGPWKVWNDHGVLRFEMFYDKGRKSGIWRTWDDDGKLLTEQKQD from the coding sequence ATGATAAAGAATTTAATGATAACATCGGCCTTATTGATGGGAGGGAGTACTTATGCTTTTGCACAGGACTTGTTTCTGAATGAAGGTCAGTATTATACCGACGAGACGCAGACTACCTTGTACACAGGAAGATATACCGAGTTTTACGAAGATGGCATGCTTAAGATGGAGCTGCAGCTGGAAGACGGTCGCCCGCAAGGTACATACGTGGTTTACTATCCTGATGGTAAGATTGCCGAAGTGCGGGCATATTACAAGGGGCAGTTTCATGGAACATGGCGTACCTATAATGAGGCTGGCGATTTGGTGGCCGAGGCTAATTACCGCGACGGACTAAAAGACGGTCCCTGGAAGGTATGGAATGATCATGGAGTGTTGCGCTTTGAAATGTTTTACGACAAAGGTCGCAAGTCAGGTATCTGGCGTACCTGGGATGATGATGGTAAGTTGCTGACCGAACAAAAGCAGGATTAA
- a CDS encoding RNA-binding S4 domain-containing protein produces MAEVRIDKWMWATRIFKTRTIAAEACKKNRVMIQGVNVKASRMIKVGDVIQVRKPPITYSFKVLEVTERRMGAKMVPQYLENVTTADQYEILELNKISGFVDRAKGMGRPTKKDRRELEQFAGPDAMDDFDFDFDFDTDNE; encoded by the coding sequence ATGGCAGAGGTAAGGATTGATAAATGGATGTGGGCCACCCGTATCTTCAAAACACGTACCATCGCTGCAGAAGCATGTAAAAAGAACAGAGTAATGATTCAGGGAGTAAATGTAAAGGCTTCCCGAATGATTAAAGTGGGAGATGTAATTCAGGTACGCAAGCCCCCTATCACCTACTCGTTTAAAGTGCTTGAGGTAACAGAAAGACGGATGGGTGCCAAAATGGTTCCCCAGTATCTGGAAAATGTAACCACCGCCGATCAGTACGAGATTCTGGAACTGAACAAAATTTCCGGGTTTGTAGATCGTGCTAAAGGCATGGGTCGCCCAACCAAAAAGGACCGCAGGGAGCTGGAACAGTTTGCCGGACCCGATGCTATGGACGATTTTGATTTCGATTTCGACTTCGATACCGACAATGAATAA
- the pth gene encoding aminoacyl-tRNA hydrolase — MKYLIVGLGNIGSEYLGTRHNVGFRVANALAEDAGVSFTENRYGATAQFRIKNSELIVLKPNTFMNLSGNAVRYWLQKENIPVENLLVVVDDLALPFGTLRLKPKGSDAGHNGLKNIQEMLGTQEYCRLRFGIGSDFHRGRQIDYVLGQFPPNELAEMPEKMKRAVEIIKSFCLAGVQTTMNQYNNK, encoded by the coding sequence ATGAAATATTTAATTGTAGGATTGGGAAACATTGGTTCGGAGTATTTGGGTACGCGCCATAACGTTGGATTCAGGGTTGCTAATGCCCTGGCCGAAGACGCCGGTGTATCTTTTACCGAAAACAGGTACGGAGCAACTGCCCAGTTCAGGATTAAAAACAGTGAATTGATAGTTCTGAAGCCCAACACCTTTATGAACCTGAGCGGTAACGCCGTGCGTTACTGGTTACAGAAAGAGAATATTCCGGTTGAAAACCTGCTTGTTGTGGTAGACGATCTGGCTTTACCCTTCGGCACACTTCGACTGAAACCCAAAGGAAGCGATGCCGGGCACAACGGATTAAAAAATATTCAGGAAATGTTAGGCACCCAGGAGTACTGCCGACTGCGGTTTGGTATCGGAAGCGACTTCCACCGGGGCAGACAGATCGATTACGTTCTGGGACAGTTTCCTCCCAATGAGCTGGCTGAGATGCCTGAGAAGATGAAGAGGGCGGTCGAGATTATCAAAAGTTTTTGTTTGGCTGGTGTGCAGACAACAATGAATCAGTACAACAATAAATAA
- a CDS encoding 50S ribosomal protein L25/general stress protein Ctc, giving the protein MKTFQLEGTPRTEIGKKAAKAIRKEEMIPAVLYGGESTIHFNVTKDAVRKLIYTPEIFIVDLTIGDKKTKAIIKDLQFHPVTDAVLHIDFLEVFDNKPIVMEVPVVLDGFAEGVKAGGKLSLEMRKLKVKAVYTAIPEKLNINIDKLGLGKTMQVGALHFEGLELMNAKNAVVCAVKLTRAARGAAAKGN; this is encoded by the coding sequence ATGAAAACATTCCAATTAGAAGGAACTCCGAGAACTGAAATCGGAAAAAAGGCTGCTAAAGCTATTCGTAAAGAAGAAATGATTCCTGCTGTTCTCTATGGTGGAGAAAGCACTATTCACTTCAATGTAACTAAAGATGCTGTTCGTAAATTGATTTACACTCCAGAGATTTTCATTGTTGATTTGACTATCGGAGATAAAAAGACAAAAGCAATCATCAAAGACCTTCAGTTCCACCCGGTAACTGATGCTGTTCTGCACATCGACTTCCTTGAAGTATTTGACAACAAGCCTATCGTAATGGAAGTACCTGTTGTTCTAGATGGTTTTGCAGAAGGTGTTAAGGCAGGGGGTAAATTGAGCCTTGAAATGAGAAAGTTGAAGGTAAAAGCTGTTTACACTGCAATTCCTGAAAAACTTAACATCAATATCGACAAACTTGGTTTGGGTAAGACCATGCAGGTAGGTGCTCTTCACTTCGAAGGTCTTGAACTTATGAACGCAAAGAATGCCGTTGTATGTGCTGTTAAGCTGACTCGTGCCGCAAGAGGTGCCGCAGCTAAGGGTAACTAA
- a CDS encoding STM3941 family protein — protein sequence METNKEVKFKIHKRTRLKLLFGLVSSLLLGLIPVLWADNLEFGKGKMAILLVGAVSCGLFVFTVYSLYKLHKSKYIGVRLTSEGIEDLATGSQVGIIRWDDVTKIKVMNDISNLELKYVVLVLRNPEEYIHKEKTNSKKRTLKLKNDFYGSPICISTRLLDEPFDILYDTICKYYSVYKRPEIV from the coding sequence ATGGAAACAAACAAGGAAGTTAAATTCAAAATCCATAAAAGAACAAGACTAAAGCTTCTATTTGGGCTGGTATCATCCTTATTATTAGGACTAATTCCTGTTTTATGGGCCGACAATCTTGAATTTGGCAAAGGCAAAATGGCCATTTTATTAGTAGGAGCTGTTTCTTGCGGTCTTTTTGTTTTTACTGTTTACTCATTATATAAATTACATAAATCCAAGTATATTGGAGTACGTTTAACAAGTGAGGGAATTGAAGACCTGGCTACAGGTAGCCAGGTAGGTATTATCCGTTGGGATGATGTTACTAAGATCAAGGTAATGAACGACATCAGCAACCTAGAACTTAAGTATGTTGTTTTAGTTCTTCGTAATCCAGAAGAATATATACATAAAGAGAAAACAAACAGTAAAAAAAGAACTTTAAAGCTGAAAAACGATTTCTACGGTTCACCCATTTGTATTTCTACCAGATTACTGGATGAACCCTTTGACATTCTGTATGATACTATTTGTAAGTATTATTCAGTATATAAGCGACCTGAAATAGTGTAG
- a CDS encoding PG0541 family transporter-associated protein — MKAIFISFNQAYYEMILSIMDRNNLRGFTYWEELQGRGSKTGNPHYGNHAWPTLNSAILTMVEDEKVDNFLNLLHKIDKQTEAQGLRAFVWNIEKSI; from the coding sequence ATGAAAGCAATATTTATATCGTTTAATCAGGCTTATTATGAAATGATACTAAGCATAATGGACAGAAACAATCTGCGCGGTTTTACCTATTGGGAAGAACTTCAAGGTAGAGGTAGTAAAACCGGAAATCCCCATTATGGTAACCATGCATGGCCTACACTTAATTCGGCCATTCTAACAATGGTGGAAGATGAAAAAGTAGACAACTTCTTAAACTTGCTTCACAAAATAGATAAACAAACAGAGGCTCAAGGCCTTAGAGCCTTTGTCTGGAATATAGAAAAAAGTATTTAA
- a CDS encoding efflux RND transporter permease subunit, with translation MSIYGTAVKKPITTALVFVAIAIFGLFSLNRLSIDLLPQIDETTIMVMTAYNGASASDIETNVTRPLENVLNSVSDLKHLTSQSKENISVITLEFEYGVDIDVATNDVRDKLDIVESALPENVSNSTIFKFGMDDIPILLLSVQAGESTNALYKILDDKVVNPLNRISGVGSVSIAGAPEREIQVYCDPFKLEAYGFSIQSISSIIGQENLNTPGGSIDIGSNTYSLRVQGEFTDANELLNTVIGNSNGKNIYLKDVARIEDTIAERSQEVYNNGSRGGMIIVQKQSGANSVAISNAVLEKLPEIQAGLPSDVKLGVIVDTSKNIRNTISSLTETILITFILVMLVVFIFLGRWRATFIIILTIPISLVGAFIYLLASGNSLNIISLSSLSIAIGMVVDDAIVVLENITTHIERGSKPKQAAVHATNEVAISVIASTLTMLAVFLPLTMVTGMAGVLFRQLGWIVSIIMIISTTAALTLTPMLASKMMRLDPKKGRLFILFYSPIEKALDALDVAYARLLNWSVRHRKTVIGLITLIFAASLMLLPIIKTEFFPTQDNARIGIKIELPVGTRQEISREFALKINKEFMNKYPEIETCNFSSGQADTDNAWASMSDNGTHIMNFNISLSSIAERERGLTEICDLMREDLNKYTEIKTFEVIAGGSNGSMGGQSTVDVEIYGYDFALTDSVARELSARMQKLKGCSQVTVSRGDYIPEYQIDFDREKLALNGLNVSSASQSLRSRINGITASYYREEGEEYDIRVRYAPEFRQSIEDIENILIYNNQGKGIRIRELGKVVERMTPPTIERKDRERIVTISGYVGKGAALSELVSQTRAEIKKMSIPSEISHVIGGAYEDQQETFADLGLLMALIVILIFIVMASQFESLIDPFVIMFSIPFAFTGVFMGLAITNTPLSVMALIGVIMLLGIVVKNGIVLIDYMILCRERGMGIIGAAVTAGKSRLRPVLMTTMTTVLGMIPMAVGTGEGAEMWRPMGMTVAWGLAVSTVITLIIVPVVYSVFAANGVKRKRRKHAKLIQLDQL, from the coding sequence ATGAGTATATATGGAACAGCGGTAAAAAAACCGATAACTACAGCCCTTGTATTTGTGGCAATAGCTATATTCGGTCTTTTTTCCCTAAACAGACTTTCCATCGACTTGCTTCCACAAATAGATGAAACCACAATCATGGTTATGACAGCCTATAATGGAGCAAGTGCATCGGACATTGAGACCAATGTAACCCGTCCTTTGGAAAACGTTTTAAATAGTGTAAGTGATTTAAAACATCTTACATCACAATCAAAAGAGAATATTTCGGTTATCACCCTTGAATTTGAGTATGGTGTTGACATTGATGTTGCAACCAACGATGTACGAGATAAATTAGACATTGTTGAGTCAGCACTGCCAGAGAATGTAAGCAACTCTACTATTTTCAAGTTCGGAATGGATGATATTCCTATTCTTTTATTAAGTGTTCAAGCAGGCGAAAGTACAAACGCTCTCTATAAGATTTTGGACGATAAAGTGGTCAATCCTCTGAACAGAATTAGTGGAGTTGGTTCTGTTTCTATAGCCGGAGCCCCCGAAAGAGAGATTCAGGTATATTGCGATCCCTTTAAACTTGAAGCTTATGGATTTTCAATACAGTCTATTTCTTCAATCATAGGACAGGAAAATCTCAATACACCCGGTGGTAGCATTGATATTGGCTCCAACACCTATTCATTAAGAGTGCAGGGAGAATTTACGGATGCGAATGAGCTTCTGAACACTGTAATTGGAAATTCAAATGGAAAGAATATTTATTTAAAGGATGTAGCTCGTATAGAAGATACAATTGCTGAGCGTTCACAGGAAGTTTATAATAACGGATCACGTGGAGGAATGATCATTGTTCAAAAACAATCGGGAGCTAACTCAGTAGCAATATCAAATGCAGTACTTGAAAAGCTTCCTGAGATTCAGGCAGGATTACCTTCGGATGTTAAACTTGGTGTAATTGTTGATACGTCAAAGAATATCAGAAACACTATTTCAAGTTTAACAGAAACAATCCTGATAACCTTTATTCTGGTTATGTTGGTTGTATTTATATTCCTTGGAAGATGGAGGGCAACATTCATTATTATTCTCACCATCCCCATATCTCTGGTTGGAGCATTCATATACCTGCTTGCATCAGGCAATTCACTAAACATTATATCACTCAGCTCGCTTTCTATTGCAATAGGGATGGTGGTAGATGATGCGATTGTTGTTCTAGAAAATATAACAACCCACATTGAGAGAGGAAGTAAGCCAAAGCAAGCAGCTGTTCATGCAACAAACGAGGTGGCAATTTCAGTTATTGCTTCTACTCTTACCATGTTAGCAGTATTTCTACCTCTTACTATGGTGACAGGGATGGCAGGCGTATTATTCCGTCAACTTGGATGGATTGTAAGTATTATCATGATAATATCTACAACCGCAGCATTAACCCTTACCCCAATGCTTGCATCTAAGATGATGCGTTTAGACCCTAAGAAGGGACGACTCTTTATCTTATTCTATTCGCCAATCGAAAAAGCATTGGATGCATTGGATGTAGCCTATGCACGGTTGTTAAACTGGTCGGTACGACACAGAAAAACTGTTATTGGTTTAATAACACTCATATTTGCAGCTAGTTTAATGCTTCTGCCAATAATCAAGACTGAATTCTTTCCTACTCAAGATAATGCACGAATAGGTATCAAGATTGAATTACCAGTGGGTACACGTCAAGAAATTTCCAGAGAATTTGCATTAAAGATCAACAAGGAATTTATGAATAAATATCCTGAAATTGAAACCTGTAACTTCAGTTCCGGACAAGCCGATACCGATAATGCATGGGCTTCGATGAGCGACAATGGTACACACATCATGAACTTCAATATTAGCCTTTCAAGTATTGCCGAACGAGAACGGGGGTTAACAGAAATCTGTGACTTAATGCGCGAAGATCTAAACAAGTATACAGAAATTAAAACCTTTGAAGTAATAGCAGGAGGCAGTAATGGATCTATGGGAGGACAAAGCACCGTTGATGTTGAAATATATGGTTATGATTTTGCGCTTACCGACTCAGTTGCCAGAGAGTTATCAGCCCGGATGCAGAAACTAAAAGGCTGTAGTCAGGTAACTGTTAGCCGAGGTGATTATATTCCGGAATACCAGATTGACTTCGATAGAGAAAAACTTGCTTTAAATGGGCTTAATGTCTCTTCTGCGTCTCAGTCCCTTCGAAGCAGAATTAATGGGATAACCGCTTCTTATTATCGAGAGGAAGGTGAAGAATACGACATACGCGTTAGATATGCACCCGAATTCAGACAATCGATCGAAGACATAGAGAATATTCTGATCTACAATAATCAGGGAAAAGGCATACGAATAAGAGAATTAGGTAAAGTTGTTGAAAGGATGACACCTCCAACTATCGAGCGAAAAGACCGGGAGCGTATTGTAACAATTTCGGGATATGTTGGAAAAGGAGCTGCTCTGAGCGAACTCGTTTCCCAGACTCGTGCTGAGATTAAAAAGATGAGTATTCCGAGTGAAATATCACATGTAATTGGTGGAGCTTACGAAGATCAGCAAGAAACATTTGCAGATCTGGGATTGCTAATGGCTTTGATTGTTATTCTTATCTTCATTGTTATGGCATCTCAGTTTGAGTCACTCATTGATCCATTTGTCATTATGTTCTCCATTCCCTTTGCATTCACAGGTGTATTTATGGGACTAGCTATAACAAATACCCCATTAAGTGTAATGGCTTTAATTGGAGTTATCATGCTTTTGGGAATCGTAGTTAAAAATGGAATTGTTCTTATAGACTATATGATTCTTTGTAGAGAAAGAGGAATGGGTATTATTGGTGCTGCAGTAACTGCAGGGAAATCGCGTTTACGTCCGGTTCTTATGACTACAATGACTACCGTATTAGGTATGATTCCAATGGCTGTTGGAACAGGTGAAGGTGCTGAAATGTGGAGACCCATGGGTATGACTGTAGCTTGGGGACTTGCTGTATCAACAGTGATTACACTAATTATTGTTCCAGTTGTTTATTCTGTTTTTGCAGCCAATGGAGTAAAGCGTAAACGCAGAAAACATGCTAAACTTATACAACTCGATCAATTATAA
- a CDS encoding efflux RND transporter periplasmic adaptor subunit produces MKTSKMLYRIPVITMAALLLVSCNSEKKDQTTTQDQKVQVKVETVTSQDVEQTSEFTATVEASVTNKIAPQMAVRIDKVFAEVGDKVRKGQKLAQMDQSNLMQSKVQMENIEAEFKRLDELYKIGGVSKSQWEAQKTSLEIAKTSYRNLSENTQLLSPINGVVTARNYDSGDMFSMGTPIFVVEEIRPVKLLVNISETLFTQVKKGMPVDVKLDVYDDETFAGKVSLVYPSIDSQTRTFPVEITVANNDERVRPGMFARITINFGVKQNVVVPDLAIVKQSGSGDRYIYVYKDGKVSYNKVELGRRMGDKYELISGVENGDQVVVTGQSRLNDGMEVEIVK; encoded by the coding sequence ATGAAGACAAGTAAAATGTTGTACAGAATACCCGTCATAACCATGGCTGCACTATTATTAGTGTCTTGCAACAGCGAAAAAAAGGATCAAACCACCACACAAGATCAAAAAGTACAGGTAAAAGTTGAAACAGTTACTTCGCAAGACGTGGAACAGACAAGCGAATTTACCGCTACCGTTGAAGCGAGTGTTACAAATAAGATAGCTCCTCAAATGGCCGTTCGAATAGATAAGGTGTTTGCAGAGGTGGGCGATAAAGTCAGAAAAGGTCAGAAACTGGCCCAAATGGATCAGTCCAACCTGATGCAGTCTAAAGTTCAGATGGAAAACATCGAAGCCGAATTCAAACGTCTGGATGAATTATATAAAATAGGAGGTGTGTCTAAATCGCAATGGGAAGCTCAAAAGACTTCTCTTGAGATTGCGAAGACAAGCTACCGCAATCTGTCGGAGAATACACAGTTATTAAGTCCGATTAACGGAGTTGTAACTGCACGCAACTACGATAGCGGGGATATGTTTTCTATGGGTACTCCCATTTTTGTAGTTGAAGAAATCCGTCCGGTTAAACTTCTGGTAAATATTTCGGAAACGCTTTTTACTCAAGTGAAGAAAGGAATGCCCGTAGATGTAAAACTAGATGTATACGACGACGAAACATTTGCTGGAAAAGTAAGTCTTGTCTACCCATCTATAGATTCTCAAACCCGGACTTTTCCGGTTGAAATAACGGTAGCAAATAATGACGAGCGTGTTCGTCCGGGAATGTTTGCCCGGATCACAATCAACTTCGGAGTGAAGCAAAACGTTGTTGTTCCCGACTTAGCCATTGTTAAGCAGTCCGGTTCGGGAGATCGTTACATTTATGTGTACAAAGACGGCAAGGTATCATACAATAAAGTTGAATTAGGTCGCCGTATGGGAGACAAATACGAACTTATTTCGGGTGTAGAAAACGGAGACCAGGTTGTTGTTACCGGACAGAGCCGACTAAACGATGGCATGGAAGTTGAAATCGTAAAATAA
- a CDS encoding TolC family protein: MKKLSISKKMLLAILILLPSTDFTLSAQDTLKLDLSKALEIALSENPTVKVANKEIEKKKYAQKGAYAPLFPQINFSADYNRTLKKQVMYLDGFGAMGGGSETTTPTEGTETMDISKGIEVGRDNNWSYGFNASMPLVAPTLWKSLTISAIDVELAVEKARSSKIAMVNQVKKSFYGVLLANDSYRVFKSSYDNSMENYQDIKKKFDQGLVAEYDLIRADVSVKNAIPNMLQAENALTLAKWQLKALLGMDLDLAIDCEGKLTEFENELYADYLSTDTSLVNNSDLKQLDIQSNQLKETIKMQKFEYLPTLSLSGMYQWSAMNNNFKFSEYRWNPYSVVGVSLSIPIFSGGGKYHKIKQSQVTLEQLSLQREDAKRNLQLALKQYLDNMNTCIKKFNAAQKGVSQSEKGYQIAQKRYETGSGTLLELNDAELALTQSRLNYNQAIYDYMIAKSDLEKTLGEQK, encoded by the coding sequence ATGAAAAAATTATCGATAAGTAAGAAGATGCTGCTGGCAATACTTATACTATTGCCCTCAACGGATTTTACTTTGAGCGCCCAGGATACATTGAAACTGGATCTGAGTAAAGCCTTAGAGATCGCCTTAAGTGAAAATCCCACCGTAAAGGTTGCGAATAAAGAAATTGAAAAGAAAAAGTATGCCCAAAAAGGTGCCTATGCCCCACTGTTTCCTCAAATTAATTTTTCGGCCGATTATAACCGGACTTTGAAAAAGCAGGTTATGTATCTTGATGGATTCGGAGCCATGGGAGGAGGATCTGAAACAACAACACCCACCGAAGGAACAGAAACTATGGATATAAGTAAAGGAATTGAAGTAGGTCGTGATAATAACTGGAGCTATGGCTTTAATGCGTCCATGCCACTTGTTGCACCAACACTTTGGAAAAGCCTTACTATATCGGCCATTGATGTGGAACTTGCAGTTGAAAAGGCCCGTTCATCAAAAATAGCCATGGTAAATCAGGTAAAGAAAAGCTTCTATGGAGTGCTGCTGGCAAACGACTCTTACCGGGTTTTTAAAAGCAGCTACGACAATTCCATGGAAAACTACCAGGATATTAAAAAGAAGTTTGATCAGGGACTGGTTGCCGAATATGATTTGATTAGAGCAGATGTAAGTGTAAAGAATGCCATTCCAAATATGCTTCAAGCCGAAAACGCGCTGACACTTGCCAAATGGCAGCTTAAAGCCCTTTTAGGTATGGACCTGGATCTTGCCATAGATTGCGAAGGCAAACTTACAGAATTTGAAAACGAGTTATACGCAGATTACCTAAGTACCGACACTTCGTTGGTCAACAATTCGGATCTTAAACAGCTTGATATTCAAAGCAATCAGCTCAAAGAAACCATCAAAATGCAAAAATTTGAATACCTGCCTACCCTATCCTTGTCTGGAATGTATCAATGGTCGGCTATGAACAATAATTTTAAATTCAGCGAATACAGATGGAATCCCTATTCGGTTGTAGGAGTGTCGCTGTCGATTCCAATATTTTCCGGAGGAGGCAAATACCACAAAATCAAACAATCGCAGGTAACTCTCGAACAACTCAGCTTACAACGTGAAGATGCCAAGCGAAACCTCCAATTGGCTCTTAAGCAGTATCTGGACAATATGAATACCTGTATCAAGAAATTCAATGCAGCACAAAAAGGTGTTAGTCAGTCGGAGAAAGGATATCAGATCGCGCAAAAGAGATACGAAACCGGATCAGGCACGTTGCTTGAATTAAATGATGCAGAATTAGCTCTTACTCAATCGAGATTAAATTACAATCAGGCTATTTATGATTATATGATAGCTAAATCAGACTTGGAGAAAACTCTGGGAGAACAAAAATAA
- a CDS encoding TetR/AcrR family transcriptional regulator, whose protein sequence is MIKDQIMITAYDLFAQNGIKSVSMDDIARSMGISKRTIYEFYTDKEDLLCRGIVYTYNRFKKLLSTYELESETVIEAILGFYHELIKHPKCYNKKFYADLKRYPRAMEIESLYKSEFSETCRRLFDRGVKEGVFLSEINFELVTLIANKHINMLEPSKAFSSHSLVEIYSTVVYLFLRGISTDKGQEIIRHYALTSKVFHS, encoded by the coding sequence ATGATAAAGGATCAGATAATGATAACAGCTTACGACCTCTTCGCTCAAAATGGCATAAAGAGTGTTAGCATGGATGATATAGCACGGTCGATGGGGATTTCAAAAAGAACCATTTACGAATTTTACACTGATAAAGAAGATTTATTGTGTAGAGGGATTGTATATACTTACAACCGGTTTAAAAAGCTATTGAGCACATATGAATTAGAATCTGAAACTGTAATTGAAGCTATTCTCGGATTTTATCACGAGCTGATTAAACATCCCAAATGCTACAACAAAAAGTTTTATGCGGATTTGAAGCGCTATCCAAGGGCGATGGAAATAGAATCACTTTACAAAAGTGAGTTCTCTGAAACATGCAGGAGGTTATTCGACAGAGGAGTTAAAGAGGGCGTTTTTTTGTCTGAGATAAACTTTGAATTGGTAACATTGATAGCCAACAAGCACATCAATATGCTGGAACCATCGAAAGCTTTTTCCAGTCACTCTCTGGTAGAGATATATAGTACTGTTGTTTATCTTTTTTTGAGAGGTATCAGTACTGATAAAGGACAAGAAATTATAAGACATTATGCATTGACATCCAAAGTATTCCATTCATAA